In Paracoccus sp. TOH, a single window of DNA contains:
- a CDS encoding TRAP transporter small permease, protein MIQATCSQGDDSAASPALRIANAVGAVLDRCAVLIATGSVVVIFLALMAEVVVRYLTSAGLGWPNEVPNLLFPWLVMGGIVIGANRNAHIAAEFLRAQLDKRQLRLLLMAIHVMVGAVFAVLAWLSLGVIAITKAQVFPMTGLGQAWAYSSMLFGFGGIALASLVNLVRVASSDDPATLSHPDAEHMT, encoded by the coding sequence ATGATCCAGGCCACCTGTTCGCAGGGCGATGACAGCGCGGCTTCCCCCGCCCTGCGCATCGCCAATGCGGTCGGCGCCGTGCTGGACCGCTGCGCGGTGCTGATCGCCACCGGCTCGGTGGTGGTGATCTTTCTGGCGCTGATGGCCGAGGTGGTGGTGCGCTATCTCACCAGCGCGGGCCTGGGCTGGCCGAACGAGGTGCCGAACCTGCTGTTTCCCTGGCTGGTCATGGGCGGCATCGTCATCGGTGCCAACCGCAACGCCCATATCGCCGCCGAATTCCTGCGCGCCCAACTGGACAAGCGCCAGTTGCGGCTGCTGCTGATGGCGATCCATGTGATGGTCGGAGCGGTGTTCGCCGTGCTGGCCTGGCTGTCGCTGGGGGTGATCGCGATCACCAAGGCGCAGGTCTTTCCGATGACCGGGCTGGGCCAGGCATGGGCCTATAGCTCGATGCTGTTCGGCTTTGGCGGCATCGCGCTCGCCTCGCTGGTCAACCTGGTGCGGGTGGCGTCGAGCGACGATCCCGCGACGCTGAGCCACCCGGACGCGGAGCATATGACATGA
- a CDS encoding TRAP transporter large permease: protein MTFMMTGLFALLLFLSVPVGYALIMASGTAILWQGGTPTVLAVVKLFQPTQSFPLLAIPFFILSGSLMMSGTLGQKLVQFAAAMVGRFHGGMGQVTVVGSTIFGGVSGSAVAEASALGSMLIPWQKREGYPAGFAAAVTASSSTIAGLIPPSIPLILYSTVSNTSIASLFSAAILPGLMLAFGMMLVCYFSGRLRNFPRLSNRAELTGFGRSLLSALPALAMPFFIILLLRAGIATPTEVSVIAVFYALVVSLLLYRDLTLARLQEALVGTVITTGVVMLVIAASSLVGHVLITERIPAMVAQWSQETLGAPVLIILMMNLIMLVVGMFLDLPAAILLLGPTFVAIGQAIGMDPIQLGVMICINLSIGLFTPPIGTTLFIGAAIARVPIGAVVKELWPFYLVAFLVLVLISYIPAFTIY from the coding sequence ATGACCTTCATGATGACCGGGCTTTTCGCCCTGCTGCTGTTTCTTTCCGTGCCGGTCGGCTATGCGCTGATCATGGCTTCGGGCACCGCCATCCTGTGGCAGGGCGGCACGCCGACCGTCCTGGCGGTGGTGAAGTTGTTCCAGCCGACGCAGAGCTTTCCGCTGCTGGCCATTCCCTTCTTCATCCTGTCCGGCTCGCTGATGATGTCGGGCACGCTGGGCCAGAAGCTGGTGCAGTTCGCCGCCGCCATGGTCGGCCGCTTCCACGGCGGCATGGGTCAGGTGACGGTGGTTGGCTCGACCATCTTCGGCGGCGTCTCGGGCTCGGCGGTGGCCGAGGCCTCGGCGCTGGGCTCGATGCTGATCCCCTGGCAGAAACGCGAGGGCTATCCGGCGGGCTTCGCCGCCGCGGTCACGGCCTCCTCCTCGACCATCGCCGGGCTGATCCCGCCCTCGATCCCGCTGATCCTCTATTCGACGGTCTCGAACACCTCGATCGCTTCGCTGTTCTCGGCGGCGATCCTGCCGGGGCTGATGCTGGCCTTCGGCATGATGCTGGTGTGCTATTTCTCGGGGCGGTTGCGCAACTTCCCCCGCCTGTCGAACCGGGCCGAGCTGACCGGCTTCGGCCGCTCGCTGCTGTCGGCCTTGCCGGCGCTGGCCATGCCGTTCTTCATCATCCTGTTGCTGCGCGCCGGCATCGCCACCCCGACCGAGGTCAGCGTCATCGCCGTGTTCTACGCGCTGGTGGTCAGCCTGTTGCTGTATCGCGACCTGACCCTGGCCCGGCTGCAGGAGGCCCTGGTCGGCACCGTCATCACCACCGGCGTGGTGATGCTGGTCATCGCCGCCTCGAGCCTGGTCGGCCATGTGCTCATCACCGAGCGCATCCCCGCCATGGTCGCGCAATGGTCGCAAGAGACGCTGGGCGCGCCGGTCCTGATCATCCTGATGATGAACCTGATCATGCTGGTGGTCGGCATGTTCCTGGACCTGCCGGCGGCGATCCTGCTGCTGGGGCCGACCTTCGTCGCCATCGGCCAGGCCATCGGCATGGACCCGATCCAGCTGGGGGTGATGATCTGCATCAACCTGTCCATCGGCCTGTTCACCCCGCCGATCGGCACGACGCTGTTCATCGGCGCCGCCATCGCCCGGGTGCCGATCGGCGCCGTGGTCAAGGAGCTGTGGCCCTTCTACCTGGTCGCCTTCCTGGTGCTGGTGCTGATCTCCTACATCCCCGCATTCACCATCTACTAA
- a CDS encoding NAD(P)-dependent oxidoreductase, with protein sequence MQKERKIAFVGLGSMGLPMAENLLRAGHAVAGFDTRPAAVEALAGAGGQRPADLAAACADAALLVLMVVNIDQARAVLFQAGGLAALPPAARICLMATCPPQDVAALAREVAAAGRELIDCPVSGGVVGARAGTLTIMVGAPAASYQAVAPVLRAMGDRLYHCGPEPGQGAMVKAINQLLCGVHLAAAAEALALGEKTGIDGATLLEIVSGSAASSWMLKDRGPRMLRRNPEVTSAVDIFVKDLGIALSAGRGAAMGLPLTAAAHQMFLAESGAGHGLADDSQVIAAYRRLNGIG encoded by the coding sequence ATGCAGAAGGAACGGAAGATCGCCTTCGTCGGCCTTGGCTCGATGGGCCTGCCGATGGCCGAGAACCTGCTGCGGGCCGGCCACGCGGTCGCGGGGTTCGACACCCGGCCGGCCGCGGTCGAGGCGCTGGCCGGCGCCGGGGGGCAGCGCCCGGCCGATCTGGCCGCCGCCTGCGCGGATGCGGCGCTGCTGGTGCTGATGGTGGTGAATATCGACCAGGCGCGGGCGGTGCTGTTCCAGGCCGGCGGCCTGGCGGCGTTGCCGCCCGCGGCGCGCATCTGTCTGATGGCGACCTGCCCGCCGCAGGACGTCGCCGCCCTGGCGCGCGAGGTGGCGGCGGCCGGGCGCGAGCTGATCGACTGCCCGGTCTCGGGCGGGGTGGTGGGCGCGCGGGCGGGGACGCTGACCATCATGGTCGGCGCGCCCGCCGCCAGCTATCAGGCGGTGGCACCGGTGCTGCGCGCCATGGGCGACAGGCTTTACCATTGCGGACCCGAACCGGGGCAGGGCGCCATGGTCAAGGCGATCAACCAGCTGCTTTGCGGCGTCCATCTGGCCGCCGCCGCCGAGGCGCTGGCCCTGGGCGAAAAGACCGGCATCGACGGCGCCACCCTGCTGGAGATCGTCTCGGGCTCGGCGGCATCAAGCTGGATGCTGAAGGATCGCGGGCCGCGCATGTTGCGCCGGAACCCCGAGGTGACCAGCGCCGTCGACATCTTCGTCAAGGATCTGGGCATCGCCCTGTCGGCGGGCCGGGGCGCGGCCATGGGCCTGCCGCTGACCGCCGCGGCGCATCAGATGTTCCTGGCCGAAAGCGGCGCCGGCCACGGGCTTGCCGATGACAGCCAGGTCATCGCCGCCTATCGGCGGCTGAACGGCATCGGCTGA
- a CDS encoding LysR substrate-binding domain-containing protein: MPLNPNLNSLAYFEAVARTGRVTLAAAELGVSTAAVSQQLKQLEEQWGVRLFRRQDRRLTLTLDGEMLFQTTTAAFRMIRGARSAVLRQRDSRQLNLRSSPSFAVRWLTPRLKHFLELNPEWGVRVDASPDFSDFETEIMDLDLRYGSGNWAGLHAECVIRDYVLPMCSPAYRDMLAAAEADPVRQLAQARLIHSVKALYQWDVWLAVHGIEAPDQQAPLRFDRSSMAIQLALDGMGIVLESVTLALDELQSGALVPLSTDFAAVEFPAYWAVCPDRHLNRRIVRLFLDWLREAAAGFQEVAQQRLTGLGCPIRIAAAGEPGLL, translated from the coding sequence ATGCCGCTCAATCCGAACCTGAACTCGCTTGCCTATTTCGAAGCCGTGGCGCGCACCGGTCGGGTGACGCTGGCCGCCGCCGAACTGGGCGTGTCCACCGCCGCGGTCAGCCAGCAGCTCAAGCAGCTGGAAGAGCAATGGGGCGTGCGGCTGTTTCGCCGCCAGGACCGCCGGCTGACGCTGACCCTGGACGGCGAGATGCTGTTCCAGACCACCACCGCCGCCTTTCGCATGATCCGCGGCGCGCGCTCGGCGGTGCTGCGCCAGCGCGACAGCCGGCAGCTGAACCTGCGCTCCAGCCCCAGCTTCGCGGTGCGCTGGCTGACGCCCCGGCTGAAGCATTTCCTGGAACTGAACCCGGAATGGGGCGTGCGGGTCGATGCCTCGCCCGATTTCTCGGATTTCGAGACCGAGATCATGGACCTGGACCTGCGCTACGGCTCGGGCAACTGGGCCGGGCTGCATGCGGAATGCGTGATCCGCGACTATGTGCTGCCGATGTGCAGCCCGGCCTATCGCGACATGCTGGCCGCGGCAGAGGCCGATCCGGTGCGCCAGCTGGCCCAGGCGCGGCTGATCCATTCGGTCAAGGCGCTGTATCAATGGGATGTCTGGCTGGCGGTCCACGGCATCGAGGCGCCGGACCAGCAGGCGCCGCTGCGCTTCGACCGCTCGTCCATGGCGATCCAGCTGGCGCTGGACGGCATGGGCATCGTGCTGGAATCGGTGACGCTGGCGCTGGACGAACTGCAAAGCGGCGCGCTGGTGCCGCTGTCGACCGATTTCGCCGCGGTGGAGTTTCCGGCCTATTGGGCGGTCTGCCCCGACCGGCACCTCAACCGGCGCATCGTGCGGCTGTTTCTCGACTGGCTGCGCGAGGCGGCGGCCGGCTTCCAGGAGGTGGCGCAGCAGCGGCTGACCGGGCTTGGCTGTCCGATCCGCATCGCCGCCGCGGGCGAGCCCGGCCTGCTTTGA
- a CDS encoding TRAP transporter permease produces the protein MTETTRPLSEDELRALEEEYDPEARFRTVTRPIAILSGIILFLLSCYHFYTAGFGIPRATTHRGLHMGVSLFIIFLSFSALARNRHKTDGFAILGVPVTDWVLAIGGAVSAFYVPWIYDQLQFRVGNPLAIDIVMGTVLLLVLMEAVRRSMGWPLPVIAGLFIAYAYFGKSMPGILVHPGADWSTIVNHLYLTSQGIYGTALGVIATYVFHFVLFGVMAQKIGLGQLFIDLATALAGRFAGGPAKVSVISSAMLGTISGSSIANTVTTGALTIPAMIKIGFKRHFAAAVEAASSTGGQITPPVMGAVAFLMVEYLGIPLRTILIAAVVPAFMHFFGVLVQVHLEAKRLGIRGLRQEELPKAWKVLREGWLSVLPLVLLVWMLMSGRTPFLSAFWAITACMAVYLIQRVMAAGAVEGIRETATGIYEGFVAGARQSLAVTAAAALVGVVIGIVTLTGVGFKIAFMVTSVAANWAASLHGLLAVLPFELFSIETLTLLFTLLMTAVVCVLMGCGVPTTANYIIMVAVAAPVLGMMNVEPLVAHFFVFYFGVLADVTPPVALAAYAGAGIAGANGFKAGNTAFRLSMGKAMVPFVFVFSPSLLLVTQAFTLPDFLLAFTGAVLGIVALSAAITNWLLGPLLTIERLLLPVAALMMIAPELVSTVIGAAILGLVLLRQYLAGRSGPRPEPAT, from the coding sequence ATGACCGAGACAACCCGCCCGCTTTCCGAGGATGAGCTTCGCGCCCTGGAGGAAGAATACGATCCCGAGGCGCGATTCCGCACCGTGACGCGGCCGATCGCCATCCTGTCCGGGATCATCCTGTTCCTGCTGTCGTGCTATCACTTCTACACCGCCGGCTTCGGCATCCCGCGCGCCACCACGCATCGCGGGCTGCACATGGGCGTGTCGCTGTTCATCATCTTCCTGAGCTTCTCGGCCCTGGCGCGCAACCGCCACAAGACCGACGGCTTCGCCATTCTCGGCGTGCCGGTGACGGACTGGGTGCTGGCCATCGGCGGCGCGGTCAGCGCCTTCTACGTGCCCTGGATCTATGACCAGTTGCAGTTCCGCGTCGGCAACCCGCTGGCCATCGACATCGTCATGGGCACGGTGCTGCTGCTGGTGCTGATGGAGGCGGTGCGCCGCTCGATGGGCTGGCCGCTGCCGGTGATCGCCGGGCTGTTCATCGCCTATGCCTATTTCGGCAAGTCGATGCCCGGCATCCTGGTCCACCCCGGCGCGGACTGGTCCACCATCGTCAACCACCTTTACCTGACCTCGCAGGGCATCTACGGCACCGCGCTTGGCGTCATCGCCACCTATGTCTTTCATTTCGTGCTGTTCGGGGTGATGGCGCAGAAGATCGGCCTGGGCCAGCTGTTCATCGACCTGGCCACGGCGCTGGCCGGGCGCTTCGCCGGCGGGCCGGCCAAGGTCTCGGTCATTTCCTCGGCGATGCTGGGCACGATCTCGGGCTCGTCGATCGCCAATACCGTGACCACCGGCGCGCTGACCATCCCGGCGATGATCAAGATCGGCTTCAAGCGCCATTTCGCCGCCGCGGTCGAGGCGGCGTCCTCGACCGGCGGGCAGATCACGCCGCCGGTCATGGGCGCGGTCGCCTTCCTGATGGTCGAATATCTGGGCATCCCGCTGCGCACCATCCTGATCGCGGCGGTGGTCCCGGCCTTCATGCATTTCTTCGGCGTGCTGGTTCAGGTGCATCTGGAGGCCAAGCGCCTGGGCATCCGCGGCCTGCGCCAGGAAGAGCTGCCCAAGGCCTGGAAAGTCCTGCGCGAGGGCTGGCTGTCGGTCTTGCCGCTGGTGCTGCTGGTCTGGATGCTGATGTCGGGCCGCACGCCCTTCCTGTCGGCCTTCTGGGCCATCACCGCCTGCATGGCCGTCTATCTGATCCAGCGGGTCATGGCGGCGGGCGCCGTCGAGGGCATCAGGGAAACCGCCACCGGCATCTATGAAGGCTTCGTCGCCGGCGCCCGCCAATCCCTGGCGGTGACGGCGGCGGCGGCGCTGGTCGGCGTGGTGATCGGCATTGTCACCCTGACCGGCGTCGGCTTCAAGATCGCCTTCATGGTGACCTCGGTGGCGGCAAACTGGGCCGCCTCGCTGCACGGGCTGCTGGCCGTGCTGCCCTTCGAGCTGTTCAGCATCGAGACCCTGACGCTGCTTTTCACCCTGCTGATGACGGCGGTGGTCTGCGTGCTGATGGGCTGCGGCGTGCCGACGACGGCAAACTACATCATCATGGTCGCGGTGGCGGCGCCGGTGCTGGGCATGATGAATGTCGAGCCGCTGGTGGCGCATTTCTTCGTGTTCTATTTCGGCGTGCTGGCCGACGTGACGCCGCCGGTGGCGCTGGCCGCCTATGCCGGGGCCGGGATCGCCGGGGCCAACGGCTTCAAGGCCGGCAACACCGCCTTCCGGCTGTCGATGGGCAAGGCGATGGTGCCCTTCGTCTTCGTCTTCTCGCCCTCGCTGCTGCTGGTGACGCAGGCCTTCACCCTGCCCGACTTCCTGCTGGCCTTTACCGGCGCGGTGCTGGGCATCGTGGCGCTGTCGGCGGCGATCACCAACTGGCTGCTGGGGCCGCTGCTGACCATCGAGCGGCTGCTGCTGCCGGTGGCGGCGCTGATGATGATCGCGCCCGAGCTGGTCTCGACCGTGATCGGCGCGGCGATCCTGGGCCTGGTGCTGCTGCGGCAGTATCTGGCCGGCCGGTCGGGGCCAAGGCCCGAGCCGGCCACCTGA
- a CDS encoding TAXI family TRAP transporter solute-binding subunit: protein MKLKTLLAAFAIAASFGQAAAAQEMSFFRIGTGGTAGTYYPIGGLIANAISSPPGSRACEDGGSCGVPGLVATAVASNGSVGNVNAINGGAMEAGFSQSDVAYWAQTGTGLWEGQPAVEKLRLIANLYPESIHLVARADAGIASVADLKGKRVSLDEPGSGTLVDAKIILEAFGMSEADVTAEYLKPDQAADRMRDGAMDAFFFVGGYPAGAIAELASQHDVVLVPITGPEVDKLRETYTFFAADTVPAGTYEGQAADVSTISVGAQLVTNADQPEELIYGITKALYNENTQKLFAAGHAKGKLITLDSATQGAGIPFHPGAERFYKEAGKLE, encoded by the coding sequence ATGAAACTCAAGACTTTGCTTGCGGCTTTTGCCATTGCCGCCTCTTTCGGCCAGGCCGCTGCGGCGCAGGAAATGTCGTTTTTCCGCATCGGCACCGGCGGCACGGCGGGCACCTATTATCCGATCGGCGGGCTGATCGCCAACGCCATCTCCAGCCCGCCCGGCTCGCGCGCCTGCGAGGACGGCGGTTCGTGCGGGGTGCCGGGGCTGGTGGCGACGGCGGTGGCCTCGAACGGCTCGGTCGGCAATGTGAACGCCATCAACGGCGGCGCGATGGAGGCCGGCTTCAGCCAGTCCGACGTCGCCTATTGGGCGCAGACCGGCACCGGGCTGTGGGAAGGCCAGCCGGCGGTCGAGAAGCTGCGGCTGATCGCCAATCTCTATCCCGAAAGCATCCATCTGGTCGCCCGGGCCGATGCGGGCATCGCCTCGGTCGCCGATCTCAAGGGCAAGCGGGTGTCGCTGGACGAGCCGGGCTCGGGCACACTGGTCGATGCCAAGATCATCCTGGAGGCCTTCGGCATGTCGGAAGCCGACGTGACAGCGGAATATCTCAAGCCCGACCAGGCGGCGGACCGGATGCGCGATGGCGCCATGGACGCCTTCTTCTTCGTCGGCGGCTATCCGGCCGGCGCCATCGCCGAGCTGGCCAGCCAGCATGACGTGGTGCTGGTGCCGATCACCGGCCCCGAGGTCGACAAGCTGCGCGAGACCTATACCTTCTTCGCCGCCGACACCGTTCCGGCCGGCACCTATGAAGGGCAGGCTGCCGATGTCTCCACGATCTCGGTCGGGGCGCAGCTGGTGACCAATGCCGACCAGCCCGAGGAGCTGATCTATGGCATCACCAAGGCGCTTTACAACGAGAACACCCAGAAGCTGTTCGCCGCCGGCCATGCCAAGGGCAAGCTGATCACGCTGGACAGCGCCACCCAGGGCGCCGGCATCCCCTTCCATCCGGGCGCCGAGCGTTTCTACAAGGAAGCCGGCAAGCTCGAGTGA
- a CDS encoding BCCT family transporter: MTQVPIDPITPEAVPAPEGPTQIIDTAYEIGQDNINYRRRFVFELDIHNVVFSISALGVVAFTLLTLMFQNTLDPFFSGLRDFLTANLDWFFLIVGNVFVLLCLVLIVLPLGRIRLGGPQAVPDYSYLSWFSMLFAAGMGIGLMFYGVSEPLGNYTAAFDGPAVGPDGIRTDWAPLQGVPGDAEGARRLAMAATIFHWALHPWSIYAIVALSLALFAFNKGLPLTLRSVFYPIFGERVWGWPGHVIDILAVFATIFGLSTSLGIGAQQASAGLNFLFGLPATTGAMIFLIIFITGIATASVVAGMDKGVKLLSEANMALALLLLVFIVLVGPTTQIATGFFKNLLAYVEYLPALSNPLGRDDDNFRQGWTAFYWAWWISWSPFVGMFIARVSRGRTVREFLIAVLLIPSLVSTIWMTALGGTAISQVVDQSLRSVQDAALELQLFEMLAHLPLTGITSLIGIVLVIVFFVTSSDSGSLVIDTISAGGKVNAPVPQRVFWATFEGLVAIALLLGGGLAALQAMAVSTGFPFAIVLLGACFALVKGLRAEPG, from the coding sequence ATGACGCAGGTTCCGATCGACCCGATCACCCCCGAAGCAGTTCCGGCGCCCGAGGGCCCGACGCAGATCATCGACACCGCCTACGAGATCGGCCAGGACAACATCAATTATCGCCGACGCTTCGTGTTCGAGCTGGATATCCACAACGTCGTGTTCAGCATCTCGGCGCTCGGGGTCGTCGCCTTCACCCTGCTGACCCTGATGTTCCAGAACACGCTGGACCCGTTCTTTTCCGGGCTGCGCGATTTCCTGACCGCCAATCTCGACTGGTTCTTCCTGATCGTCGGCAATGTCTTCGTGCTGCTGTGCCTGGTGCTGATCGTGCTGCCGCTGGGCCGCATCCGGCTGGGCGGTCCGCAGGCGGTGCCCGATTACAGCTATCTCTCGTGGTTCTCGATGCTGTTTGCCGCCGGCATGGGCATCGGCCTGATGTTCTATGGCGTGTCCGAGCCGCTGGGGAACTACACCGCCGCCTTCGACGGCCCGGCCGTCGGGCCGGACGGCATCCGCACCGACTGGGCGCCGCTGCAAGGCGTGCCGGGCGATGCCGAAGGTGCGCGGCGGCTGGCGATGGCGGCGACGATCTTCCACTGGGCGCTGCATCCCTGGTCGATCTATGCGATCGTGGCGCTGTCGCTGGCGCTTTTCGCCTTCAACAAGGGCCTGCCGCTGACGCTGCGCTCGGTCTTCTATCCGATCTTCGGGGAACGGGTCTGGGGCTGGCCGGGGCATGTGATCGACATTCTGGCGGTCTTTGCGACGATCTTCGGGCTTTCCACCTCGCTGGGCATCGGGGCGCAGCAGGCCAGCGCCGGGCTGAACTTCCTGTTCGGCCTGCCCGCGACCACCGGGGCAATGATCTTCCTGATCATCTTCATCACCGGCATCGCCACCGCATCGGTGGTGGCTGGCATGGACAAGGGTGTGAAGCTGCTGTCCGAGGCGAACATGGCGCTGGCGCTGCTGCTGCTGGTCTTCATCGTGCTGGTCGGCCCCACCACCCAGATCGCCACCGGCTTTTTCAAGAACCTGCTGGCCTATGTGGAATATCTGCCGGCGCTGTCGAACCCGCTGGGGCGCGACGACGACAATTTCCGCCAGGGCTGGACCGCCTTTTACTGGGCCTGGTGGATCAGCTGGTCGCCCTTTGTCGGCATGTTCATCGCCCGTGTCAGCCGCGGCCGCACGGTGCGCGAGTTCCTGATCGCGGTGCTGCTGATCCCGTCGCTGGTCTCGACCATCTGGATGACCGCGCTGGGCGGCACGGCGATCAGCCAGGTCGTGGACCAGAGCCTGCGCTCGGTCCAGGACGCGGCGCTGGAACTGCAACTGTTCGAGATGCTGGCGCATCTGCCGCTGACCGGCATCACCTCGCTGATCGGCATCGTGCTGGTGATCGTGTTCTTCGTCACCTCGTCGGATTCCGGCTCGCTGGTGATCGACACGATCAGCGCCGGCGGCAAGGTGAACGCGCCGGTGCCGCAGCGGGTGTTCTGGGCCACCTTCGAGGGGCTGGTCGCCATCGCGCTGCTGTTGGGCGGCGGGCTTGCGGCGCTGCAGGCCATGGCCGTCTCGACCGGCTTTCCCTTTGCGATCGTGCTGCTGGGGGCCTGCTTCGCGCTGGTCAAGGGCTTGCGGGCAGAGCCGGGCTGA